A stretch of DNA from Desmospora activa DSM 45169:
CCACCAATCGGGAGCATATGTTGCGGGTGATTCGCAACCATCGTCGCGCCGCTTACCATGTGCGGTCGGAAGAGTATGAAGGCTTGATGATTAAACCGATGGGCATTCACCCGACTCATTGCCCACCGGATCTGCTGGAGGCGGCACGGCAAAGTTGGGACGAGGCTTTAGAGCTGGGGGAACGATACGGGTATCGCAACGCTCAGACGACGCTGTTGGCGCCTACCGGCACGATTGGATTGTTGATGGATTGTGATACTACCGGGGTGGAGCCGGATTTTGCCTTGGTTAAATTTAAAAAGCTGGCTGGTGGCGGCTACTTTAAAATCGCCAACCAATCGATCCGGCCCGCTCTCAAAAATTTGGGCTACAATCCGGAGGAAATCGCCGATATTCTCGCTTATGTCACTGGAACCCTTACTTTGGACGGTGCTCCTCACATCAATCGGGAAAGCCTGAAGCAAAAAGGACTGACTGATGAGGAGATGGATCGGATCGAGGAGAGCTTGCCCTCGGTGTTTGAGTTGCCTTTTGCCTTTAACCGCTGGACCCTTGGTGAGGAGTGTTTGCAGCGACTCGGCTTTACACCGGAGCAGTATCAGGCGCCGAACTTCAATTTCTTGCGGGTGATCGGTTTTACCCGTTCCCAGATCGAAGAAGCGGGCGATGTGATCTGTGGTTTGATGACGACGGAAGGGGCTCCTCATTTAAAGGAAGAGCATTATCCGGTATTTGACACCGCCAATCCCTGTGGAAAACGAGGGAAACGGTATATCCACTACATGGGCCACCTGCGTATGATGGCGGCAGCGCAGCCGTTTTTGAGCGGAGCCATTTCTAAAACGATCAATATGCCTCATGAATCGACGGTGGAAGATATTGAGCACGCCTATTATGAAGGGTGGCAATTAGGGCTGAAAGCGGTGGCTCTATACCGAGATGGCTCTAAGAGTTCACAACCCCTCAATGCCCGTGGCGACGATCAAGGGGATGACGAGGAGACGGAAGCCGCTGAAAAGCCGGCGGAGAAAGCGGATGCCCATATGGTAGCAGCCACGGCGCAGCTAAAAGAGATTTACGCCAGCGGTCATGTTCCCAGCGTTCGCCGCCGTCTTCCCAGCAAACGGGAAGGGATCACACAGGAAGCTCGGATCGCCGGTCATAAGATTTTTGTACGGACCGGTGAGTATGAGGACGGCACCCTTGGCGAGATTTTTATCGATATGCATAAGGCGGGCAGTACGATGCGGGGGATGGTGGATGCCTTTGCTGTGGCGGTCTCGCTAGGATTGCAGCACGGGGTTCCCTTGGAGAAATATGTGAAGTCGATGACCTTTACCCGCTTTGAACCGGCGGGAACAGTCAACCATGCCAACATCAAAATGGCCACCTCGGTTGTGGACTATGTTTTCCGGCTGCTGGGAATGGAATATCTCGGACGGACCGATTTTGTCCAAGTTCCACCGAAACAGGAGGAACTCCGCCTTCACGCCAATCGTTGGAAGCGGGAAAACGAACAAGCGCAGCAAGAGGAAGAGCAGGCAAAAGCGCCGGAGCATGCCAATTCCGAAGTGGAACAAGCTTACCAGGAGATGTCGGGTGGTCACGAGGCACCCCAGGATAACTTGGAGGCGATCCGAGCCAGCAGTGGAGCCCCCCTCTGTATTGATTGCGGGGGTATGACCAAACGAAACGGATCTTGTTACGTTTGTCTCGATTGCGGCGCAACCACTGGTTGTTCCTGAGAAGTTAGTTAAATAGTGATATTGTCATAAAAAGATTGGACTGCACCCCTTTTCGAAGACACAGGAAAAACCCTGTGGATCTACGAATACAAAAGGGGTGTTTTTTATAGAGGAGTGAGTGAGATGCGTATCGACGAGGATGATACCGAGCTGGACGTTAGCGGATGCCTGTGGTACCAGGGCGAATCGTTTACCAGAGAAGTTACGGAAACCGCGTTCGATGGTACCCTTGTCTCAATATATACGTATTTTGCTGGATATCTTGATGGCCCGTAAGGGAAGGGTACCCTACAGTACAGATACGATTGGGACGAAACCGGAAAGCTCATCTCCAAGGAATAAGGCTGATCGAGGAAGTGGCTTGGTTTCTTCGACCTGAGAACGGTTGTCGATCTACCATCCGCACCAATCAAACTATCCCGGCACACTTTTAGAACTACGATTCATATACAGGTGCTATCACCGCATAGCAGAAGGTGTTCTCCAATATGCACGTCAAATTCCACAATCTGAGTGAAGGAAGGATTATATGACTAACCCCAGCAAAAATGCAGTTGCCAATCGTATTCGTAACCGTTTCCAGGCGGCGATCGATGCCGGAATTAAGCCTGAGTCCGTCTCTGGTTCATCTGACAGCGAGATCGACTCAATGGCGCATGATCAGGGCGTCCACCGAGTTCCGGCAGCGGTTCGCGAAGTGCTTCGCCTGATCGGTCGCAAACCCGGACTGTGGCTGGCCGGGAGTACTTTTGGAACGAAGAGCGTTCGCAGCAAGGAGAAGAACTACGCCACACTCATACTGGCGAGGTTCGACCACAGCGTCGGGGATGCGGCCGAAATGCTCGTCCTTACGAGCCATGGCAGTTACGAGTACCAGTTTATCGACGGCGTGGACCTCGAACTTGATGACCCACCAGTGTGGAGGGTAGTTGAGGGCTCTGAGGCAGCACGGACCTGGTCGAGTGTGACGGAGTGGTTTAACGACATCACTCCGGACGTGGCCGCTTATAAGGAACGGCTTGAGATCCTGCGCGAAATGGGAGAACGGTGTCTTCCTCCCTGGGCGGAAGACATTCGCCTGGACTGAGGTTGGAGGGATATTACTAGATATTACAAATTCGATCGTGCCGAGCGAATATAACAATGCCTACGATTTTGCCGAAAGATGAAGAAACTTGACTTGAAAGGAGCCCTTCGCTTATGAACCAGATCAAACGGCACGATCCCGATGCGGAGAACGCAAAGGTTCGAGAAGGCAGGCTAGCAAAGTCCATAGAGCGGAACCTCGCTAAAGCTACTGATTATCCGGGCATGCTGAAATTGACTCAGCAAAACGCCCTGTTGCGCACCTGTTTCCGGCTCCTTCGATCCGACGGGGAAGTCTGCCGAGTCCCAAGACGTGCTTGCTCTTGCCGATGCCGCTGGCAGTGCCTTCTTCGCCGCTGCAAAGTTCCTTCCGGGGAAGAATTTCAGTTCACGGTGCGCGAGCGGATGACGCTGAAGGCGACGGGATCTACGTCCGATCACGAGGTCGTTGTGTGGCTGGAAAGCTTGTGGGCTTGTCTGATTTCCCGGAACGAACCTGCCACCGATGAACTCTGCAAATTTCCCGTGAACTCGCTTCGCACGATCGACGGCACGTATGCACCCTTCGTCTATAGTTGGGCCGAAGCCGTCCTTTCTTTCTGCCTTCGCGAGGATGCCGCCCTTTCCAAACTCAACGCTGCGCTTTCCGCTACCGCGCCGGACAAAGTCGACCGGGATCTGCTCAATATCGCACTGCAGATCTACTACCCACAGATGAAAGTGCTGCACCACCTCGCCACACACAACGTCGACGAGTTCAACAAAGCCCTCGCGCAAGCCGTCGATCTGCATCGGGAATTTTGGACGGTCGATCAGTATCGTGCAACTGACCCCGACGGCTATTTCTCATTACCCCTGACAGCGATGGCCGCCATTGCACACGACATCGGGATGGCTGTCACTGTGGAATCTGAATATCTTCCTGCCCGTTTCATTATAGGTGAGGGTTTTAAGAGATCTGCAGTTGAAAACAATCGTCTTAGGCAATCTGGACAATGAAACCCAGCAACTTTTCGCTGGAAGGTGAGAATGATGATGCGCATCAGTCGCGATGAAACGATGATAGCGAAGGAGGATTATACCAACGTGATCCAACGCGAACGATATTCAGAAGTTCACCGGGTAGCAGGAAACGCCCAGCAGCGAAAACAAAGCGACGATCTGAGTAGGAGGGAGGGTTCTAATTGTTACGTGTAAGCGAAGATGATCTCGATAGTGAACCGTACGGCCCTATGTTGTATCAGGGTAAACGTTTTACAGGCGTGGCCGAGGATCGGCTCCCCGATGGAACGATGAACTCCGCCACTCCATATGTAAACGGCTGGCAGGAAGGACCCGATTATGAATGGTACCCGGATGGAACGTTGAAGGCAGTAGGATACTACCACAAAGACATCCCAGTAGGTGTGCACTGCACTTGGAGGCCCGATGGTACCCTCGCTCGTGAAATTGAGTTTACTGACGGTGGCCGTATCCTTCGACGTCGCGGCTTTGACCGTAAGGGTAACGTATGTTGGGAAGATGGCGGTTGAGCTTTCCGGTGTTCGGGTGGACCTGAGTCTCTCCAGTATCCCAAGGTTAATATGAAAGGCGACCGAGCCAGCAGTGGAGCCCCCCTCTGTATTGATTGCGGGGGTATGACCAAACGAAACGGATCTTGTTACGTTTGTCTCGATTGCGGTGCAACCACTGGTTGTTCTTGATTAGTCGGATATCTCAAAAAACCTGCCACCACTTGGTGACAGGTTTTTGCTTTTACTTTTCGGATAGGTTAGCGGTTTTGGCCAGTACCGCTCGGATGGTCGTATAGGAAACCGTATCGGGCAAGGATTCTTTAAGTGGGGTTAGGCGGGTGCCTCCTACCTTTTGGATGGCTGCTATCACCATTTCTTCCTGGCCTGCTGGGATGAGGCGATTCCAGTCGACGGGATATCCTTCGGCGCAAGCGCGAACGAGATGGCTTTCAAGGGTAGAAGGAGCTAATCCCCGTTCGCGGCTGATCTCATCCAGCGATTTTTCTTCCTCTTGCCATCGGCGCCAGGTGAGAAGATAGCTGGGCTCTTTGTCATCGTTATCGTTTGTAGTGGTGGACGCCGTTTCAATCATTGCGACCCCGGTGAGGGGCAATCCCTCTTGCTCAGCGTATTCCCGGATTACCTGTAAAAACGCATCGCCATATTTGTCGTGTTTTTGGAGGCTCATCCCTTTGACAGTCAGCAATGTATCCCGATCACCCGGAAGAATGCGAGCCATCTCCGTCAAGGTGCCGTCGGAGAAGATCATATACGGAGGAATTTGTTCGCGTTGGGACAGTTGTAGACGCAGATTCCACAGTTTTTCAAACAGCTCTTTTTTGACGGAGGCTTGCGGTTTTTTCTCCTGCTTGACTCGAAGTAAGACAGAGCGCTTTCCTTTCAATACTTCAGCAGCAACGGGAGTGAGGGTGAGACGGGGGAACTCTTCATCGGTAATGTGAAGGTATCCTTCGGCTGCCAATACATGAATACGGTGTGTGATCGCTTTTTCCGTCCAATTTTGCAATAAACCGTATGTAGGAAGACGGTCTAACTTTAGCTCTTTTACCCGTTTGTTCCGCGAGCCCTTTAACACCTTGGCCGTCATGGAAACACCGAATCGTTCCCGCATCCGGCGGACGCAGGATAAGATCTTTTGGGCTTCTAAGGTGATGTCTTGCTGTTCCCCTTGATTGGCGCAGTTGGAACAGCGCTTGCAGGAAATGGCGGTATAATCGCCGAAGTGATGGGCTAACATTTGTTGCAGACAGCGTTGGGTATGGCAATATTGGCGCATCTGCTGTAATTTTCGCCGTTCCCGTTCCTTGAGCTCAGCGGTGAGAGTGTTGCTTTCAATCAAAAATGATTGCGTCCGTACATCGGAAGGGGAGAACAGCAATATGCAGTCGGCAGCTTCCCCGTCCCTACCGGCACGTCCCGCTTCCTGATAATAGGATTCTAGATTGCCGGGCATCTGCCAATGGATGACGAAGCGGACATTGGATTTATCGATGCCCATGCCGAAGGCGTTGGTCGCCACCATCACCTGTAAGCGGTCAAAAGCGAACGCTTCCTGGGCTTGGTGCCGCTCCTCTTCTGTCAGTCCGGCATGATACTTTCCCGCTTGAAATCCCCGTTCTACCAAGAATCGGTGAACCTGATCCGTCTCCTTTCGAGTGGCACAGTAAATAATTCCCGGCTGTCCTGGACGTTTCGATAGATAACGGGTGACATAATCGCGCCGGTCTACTCCGTGTTTAACGGAAAAGGTCAGGTTGTCCCGGGTTAAGGGAGCGATAAAAATATGGTCGGGGTCAAACCGGAGCAGATTGGTAATATCATTCCTTACTTCCTGGGTGGCGGTAGCGGTGAAAGCGGCAACAACCGGCCTTTGGGGCAAATGGCGAACCCAATGGGCTACCGAGCGGTAACTGGGTCGAAAGTCGTGCCCCCATTGGGAGATGCAGTGGGCTTCATCGATGGTAACTAAGGAGAGCGGAATTGACTCCAACATCGAGCGAAATCCTTCCATCTCCAAGCGTTCCGGTGCAAGGTAGAGCAGTTTGTATTTTCCCCGGGCCGCTGCCTGTAGCCGTTTTTTCATTTCAGCAAAGGAGAGGCTGCTGTTAATGGTGGTGGCTGCGATGCCGCTCTCATGCAGTTGATCCACCTGATCTTTCATCAGCGAAATAAGGGGAGATACCACCAATGACAGCCCGTCCATCATTAGAGCTGGAATTTGGTAACAGATGGATTTGCCGGCTCCAGTCGGCATTATGGCAAAGGTGTCGTGACCGGCCAAAATGCTGTTGACCACCGTCTCTTGCCCTGGGCGAAAAGCGTTGTGGCCGTAGTGTCGCTTCAAGATTTCCAGTGGTTTCAACGGTCATCCCCTTTCCCTCGTCTATTTGGCAGGGTTGATTGTCGAAGGCTGTCGGATTCATTATAACGAATGATGGAAATAATGGCCATAAAAATCCGCCGGGTGTCATCCGGCGGGAGGAAAACATTCTAAAATGGTTGCCGCAACAACAGCAGCAATCGCTTGGTGCCCGCGATTGTTGGGATGGATCGGTTTAGATCCCAACAGGGGGACATCGGAGAGAGAGCCGGTGCGAAAACCATCGATCCACTGCGGTTCCTGCCCTAGAAAAAGATCGTGTAAATCTACCAGTGGGATCCCCCAGTTATCAGCGGTACCTGCAATCTGCCGGTTAAAAGCATCGATCCAGTTTGCAGCAAAAGGAGAACGGGGAAAGGGATTATACTGGTTGAGGAAAAATACGGGAACCGGGGTAAGTTGACGGATGTGGGTAATGATCCGATGCAGGTTGGCTCGATACGAGAGCAAGGTTGAGGTGAGAACAGCCGGTCTCTGAGTCAAACGAAACGCGAGAAAAGCGCGTAAGAGATCGTTTCCTCCAATCAGGATGGAGATAACTTGAGCCTGGCGAATCCAAGCGCGTAGGCGCGGTGAGAGAGTGGTCCAGGCCAAAACTTCTCTGCTGATCGCTCCTTTTCGTGCTGCACGCAACAGCTTCAAGGGAACGCCGGTATTCTTTAACGACCGAACCGCGAGAGGGGCGTATCCCTGGCCGGGAGAGGCACCAACTCCGACCGTGATGGAATCGCCAATCGCGAGGTAATAGGAATGTCGCATAATTGTTCTCCTGATCCATTGAAAGTGGTATTCTAATGTATGCGTGATTCAAGAGAGAAGGTAGGGCCCTCACCCGAGGAATCAGTGGTTGTGGGAACTTGAGGGCATGGTTGAAGGAGGGGGGATGCATTTTGACCATCTATGCCATTAGCGATCTTCATCTTTCTTTTAACAAACCGGTTGAACTATATGGAATTGATCTGGAACGGGATGTAGACAAGCCGATGGATGTCTTCGGATGGAAGCGCCATTTTGACCGTGTCCGCGATCACTGGTTGGAGACGGTAACAGCGACGGATACGGTGTTGATTCCGGGAGATATCAGCTGGGCGTTGCGCTTGGATCGAGCGGTGTATGATTTTAATTGGATCAACCAACTGCCGGGAAAAAAGGTGCTATCCCCTGGTAATCACTGTTATTACGCCCAGAGCAAGAAAAAAGTGCGTCAACATCTTCCGGTAGAAATGACTTGGATTGATGCCGATTATACATTGGTGGAGGATTATGTTGTGGCTGCAACACGGGGGTGGAATTTACCCGGTGACAAAGGGTGGAATGAAGAGGAGGACCGCAAAATTTATGAGCGACAAGCGGGACGACTGCGGCTGGCATTAGAGGCGGCGGCTCATGATCACCCCGATAAGGAGCGGCTGGTGATGCTCCATTATCCGCCGGTCACCCCACGGGTTTCCACATCGGCGTTTATGGATCTGCTGCGGGAATTTCAAGTGAAACTGTGCGTATACGGTCATTTGCATGGGCGGTCCCACCATGACGCGATTGAAGGGTTGGTTGATGGGGTGCAGTTGCAATTGGTTTCCTGTGATTACCTCGATTTTAAGCCGCTTCCACTTTCGTTATATGATTAAATTATTTTCCACAGAAGAAGCCCTCCGTTTGTTAATCATACAAATGGAGGGCTTTTATGATATAGAAGAAATTTCGCTGTAAAATGATTGATTCATTCCCCCAATCTGGGGTCCTTTGCCGGTCTGTCTTAGATGAGGGAGATTG
This window harbors:
- a CDS encoding immunity 49 family protein, with the translated sequence MNQIKRHDPDAENAKVREGRLAKSIERNLAKATDYPGMLKLTQQNALLRTCFRLLRSDGEVCRVPRRACSCRCRWQCLLRRCKVPSGEEFQFTVRERMTLKATGSTSDHEVVVWLESLWACLISRNEPATDELCKFPVNSLRTIDGTYAPFVYSWAEAVLSFCLREDAALSKLNAALSATAPDKVDRDLLNIALQIYYPQMKVLHHLATHNVDEFNKALAQAVDLHREFWTVDQYRATDPDGYFSLPLTAMAAIAHDIGMAVTVESEYLPARFIIGEGFKRSAVENNRLRQSGQ
- a CDS encoding SGNH/GDSL hydrolase family protein, producing the protein MRHSYYLAIGDSITVGVGASPGQGYAPLAVRSLKNTGVPLKLLRAARKGAISREVLAWTTLSPRLRAWIRQAQVISILIGGNDLLRAFLAFRLTQRPAVLTSTLLSYRANLHRIITHIRQLTPVPVFFLNQYNPFPRSPFAANWIDAFNRQIAGTADNWGIPLVDLHDLFLGQEPQWIDGFRTGSLSDVPLLGSKPIHPNNRGHQAIAAVVAATILECFPPAG
- a CDS encoding toxin-antitoxin system YwqK family antitoxin, producing MLRVSEDDLDSEPYGPMLYQGKRFTGVAEDRLPDGTMNSATPYVNGWQEGPDYEWYPDGTLKAVGYYHKDIPVGVHCTWRPDGTLAREIEFTDGGRILRRRGFDRKGNVCWEDGG
- a CDS encoding metallophosphoesterase gives rise to the protein MTIYAISDLHLSFNKPVELYGIDLERDVDKPMDVFGWKRHFDRVRDHWLETVTATDTVLIPGDISWALRLDRAVYDFNWINQLPGKKVLSPGNHCYYAQSKKKVRQHLPVEMTWIDADYTLVEDYVVAATRGWNLPGDKGWNEEEDRKIYERQAGRLRLALEAAAHDHPDKERLVMLHYPPVTPRVSTSAFMDLLREFQVKLCVYGHLHGRSHHDAIEGLVDGVQLQLVSCDYLDFKPLPLSLYD
- the recQ gene encoding DNA helicase RecQ, with amino-acid sequence MKPLEILKRHYGHNAFRPGQETVVNSILAGHDTFAIMPTGAGKSICYQIPALMMDGLSLVVSPLISLMKDQVDQLHESGIAATTINSSLSFAEMKKRLQAAARGKYKLLYLAPERLEMEGFRSMLESIPLSLVTIDEAHCISQWGHDFRPSYRSVAHWVRHLPQRPVVAAFTATATQEVRNDITNLLRFDPDHIFIAPLTRDNLTFSVKHGVDRRDYVTRYLSKRPGQPGIIYCATRKETDQVHRFLVERGFQAGKYHAGLTEEERHQAQEAFAFDRLQVMVATNAFGMGIDKSNVRFVIHWQMPGNLESYYQEAGRAGRDGEAADCILLFSPSDVRTQSFLIESNTLTAELKERERRKLQQMRQYCHTQRCLQQMLAHHFGDYTAISCKRCSNCANQGEQQDITLEAQKILSCVRRMRERFGVSMTAKVLKGSRNKRVKELKLDRLPTYGLLQNWTEKAITHRIHVLAAEGYLHITDEEFPRLTLTPVAAEVLKGKRSVLLRVKQEKKPQASVKKELFEKLWNLRLQLSQREQIPPYMIFSDGTLTEMARILPGDRDTLLTVKGMSLQKHDKYGDAFLQVIREYAEQEGLPLTGVAMIETASTTTNDNDDKEPSYLLTWRRWQEEEKSLDEISRERGLAPSTLESHLVRACAEGYPVDWNRLIPAGQEEMVIAAIQKVGGTRLTPLKESLPDTVSYTTIRAVLAKTANLSEK
- a CDS encoding vitamin B12-dependent ribonucleotide reductase, which translates into the protein MKIERYFTQKGQDPFESVTYVRRDCRITNPDGTVVFEMTGAEIPENWSQVAADIMISKYFRKAGVPQFDENGQPLFDEAGNPITGPERSAKQVIHRLAGCWREWGEQAGYFDTPEDGQAFYDELVYMLLHQMAAPNSPQWFNTGLAYAYGITGKPQGHYYVDSKTEELKKGKDAYSRPQPHACFIQSVEDDLVNENGIMDLWVREARLFKYGSGTGTNFSNIRGKGEPLSGGGTSSGLLSFLKIGDRAAGAIKSGGTTRRAAKMVTLDLDHPDVEEFINWKSQEEKKVRALIAAGYDPSFNGEAYETISGQNSNNSVRAPNQFFKVLDADGGWDLKRRTDGKTAKTIPARELWRQISSAAWECADPGLQYDGTINEWHTSPAGIDGQFGARHNRINASNPCSEYMFLDNTACNLASLNLIKFFDADKSRFDIPALKHASRLWTIVLEISVLMAQYPSKEIAQLSYEYRTLGLGYANIGTVLMVSGIPYDSERALAVTGAVTAIMTGTAYAASAEMAKELGVFKAFPTNREHMLRVIRNHRRAAYHVRSEEYEGLMIKPMGIHPTHCPPDLLEAARQSWDEALELGERYGYRNAQTTLLAPTGTIGLLMDCDTTGVEPDFALVKFKKLAGGGYFKIANQSIRPALKNLGYNPEEIADILAYVTGTLTLDGAPHINRESLKQKGLTDEEMDRIEESLPSVFELPFAFNRWTLGEECLQRLGFTPEQYQAPNFNFLRVIGFTRSQIEEAGDVICGLMTTEGAPHLKEEHYPVFDTANPCGKRGKRYIHYMGHLRMMAAAQPFLSGAISKTINMPHESTVEDIEHAYYEGWQLGLKAVALYRDGSKSSQPLNARGDDQGDDEETEAAEKPAEKADAHMVAATAQLKEIYASGHVPSVRRRLPSKREGITQEARIAGHKIFVRTGEYEDGTLGEIFIDMHKAGSTMRGMVDAFAVAVSLGLQHGVPLEKYVKSMTFTRFEPAGTVNHANIKMATSVVDYVFRLLGMEYLGRTDFVQVPPKQEELRLHANRWKRENEQAQQEEEQAKAPEHANSEVEQAYQEMSGGHEAPQDNLEAIRASSGAPLCIDCGGMTKRNGSCYVCLDCGATTGCS